ATCCCTATGACATCTAAGAGTGCTTTTCTAGTCGGAGCGGCACCGCTGAGATTTTTGTAAAATCTTATAAACTCTAAAATATATCTAGCTTTTTGATTGTAGTAACCAGATGGTCTGATGGCTTCTTTTAGTTCTTCTACATCCATAGATTCAATCGCATCGGCGTCTATTGCGCTTTTTGCATAGAGATTTTCAAGTGATTTTACTACAGATGTAAATGTCGTGTTTTGAGTAAGGATTGAGCCTAAACAGACTTCAAATATCTCACTTTCGTTTCTTGGAAAATCGTAATCAAGCTTATGATATCCATAGCCTGTTATCGGCCACCAGCCCTGTGCGCCGTAGGTTTCATACAATATTTTATAAATCTTATATATTTTGTTCATAAATATGTTAAAACCTTAACCCCGATAAAAATCGCACCTAAAAAGATAATTGACGAGATAAAAACAAGTGCGGTGACAACTTTCGGTTTACAGTCATAAAGTGAAGCAAAGTTTACATTCGCTATCGCAAGCGGCACTAAAATCTCTATAAAAATTATCCCTTTTATCATAGAATTTAGCTCAATACTGTAAAGAAGCAAAAATGCAAGGCTCGGCAAAAAGATAAATTTCAGACTCATAACCCACAAAGTCAGAGTTTTGCTTATCTCGTTTATCTTTGTGCCGTAAAGATAGATGCCAAAGAGAAACAGCTGCATCGTTATGGAAGCATAAGCTCCCATCATAAGTATTTTCATAATTTCTTGGCTCGGTTTATAGCCGTAAACGCTTAGTATAATTGCTACTATTGCCGTCCAAAGAATAGGAAGTTTTACTATATTTTTTAGTGATGTTTTAACATCAAAACTGCCTCTTGAGTAGTAGTAAACCCCGATGGTATAAACAATAAATACATTCATAAGGTTGATAACGGTTGTATAAGGAATGGACTCCTCGCCAAAGATGGCTATATTTAGAGGTATTCCTAAGTTACCGGTATTTCCGATAATTGCCGCAACCGTTGCAACGGAGTACTCTTTTTGATCCAAAAAAAGTTTTTTTGCGGCAACTGCAGAGATTATCAAAATCAAAATAGATATAAAGAGGTATATTGAGGGCGCAAAAAGCAGAGTTGCATCGACGGGGCGGATTAAAAGTCCCCAAAATGTAAGAAAAACCTGCAGAAAGTAGACATTTATAAGCGTAATGGTTTTGTCGTCGATGGACTCTTTAAAACTCATTTTTGCAATATAGCCCATTGCTATAAATATATAGATGCCTAAAATTGAAAATATTATTGAACTCATGTGCGGATTATATCAGATAGTGTATAATTTCACACCAAAAATGAGGCTCTGATTATGCAAACAACAGAAGATATTAAAAAAATTATAGAAGAAAATCTAGCCGTTATGCTTTACTTTTCGGCTCCGACTTGCAATGTTTGCCACGCACTAAAACCTAAACTAGTAGATGCAGTTTTGAGTAACTTTAAAGAGTTTGAAATCGTGAGTATCGATACTTCGATAAATCAGGAAATAGCGGCGAATTTCAGCGTGTTTGCCATACCGAGTGTTTTAGTCTTTTTAGGCGGCAAAGAATTTTTGAGAAAATCCCGCCATATGAGCGTCGACGAGGTTGTAAGAGAGATAAAACGCCCATATGAGATTATGACTTTATAAACTATACTATCTTAATTTGATTTCTGCCTTTTTGTTTTGCTATATAAAGTGCTTTGTCGGCTCGTTCAATGCACTGAATGATTGCCTCGTCATCTCTATAAATCGTACCGCCGAAACTAGCGGTGATATTGGTTACTTCTTCAAAATACTGTTTTTCAATTTGCTTGCGTATATATTCAACCCGTTTTTCAAGAGAGTTAAGTGTGTCAATCTTCATAAGTATGATAAACTCTTCGCCGCCCCAACGAATCAGATAATCTTCTTGGCGTATTGAGTCATTAATCGTATTGACAAGAGTTTTTAAAACAATATCACCGCGATTATGCCCGTAAGTATCATTAACATTTTTAAAGTAATCAATATCGCAGATAATTACTCCAAGCCTATGCGGCTTAGTTTCTTGTATAATCAGATTGATATTGTTATCAAAAAATTCTCTATTTAACGCATTTGTCAATTTATCGTGTGTGATTTTAAGTTGAAGTTTTTTATGCTCTATAATCGTATAACTGATATCGGTGAAAGATACAATGTAGCTTCCTTCTTCAAACTCATTTGCGGAAACACTAAAAGCATGTGCTGTCATATTATAATCAAGCATGGATACAATGCGTTTGTCGCCGGAAAGATTTATAATTGCTTTTACCCAATTTTGACCTTTTGGCACTTTACCTAAATGAAAGAATTCGTCATCATTAATAAATTTCTCACAAATACAATTATGGTATTTGAAAAAATTCTCTATATCATCAAGCCCAAAAAACTCATACATGGCTTGATTTGCCATTATCAAATTTTTCTTATCAGTTATAATGACGATATTTTTTTGCAAGTCAAATAGTTTTTGCAGTTTGACATTAAAGTGAGATAATTCCTCTTTTTGTCTATTTAGCTCTGAAGTTAAAAGATAAATACTTCTCTCTTTTTTCTGAATCAAGATATAAGCCCCGATAATTAGAACAGAAGAAATTATCGTAAGAATGATTACCACTATTTTTGCCGAATAGTACATAAGAGTATGTTCTAAGGATACATCACTTAAAAATGCGAAGTATCCAAGATTTTTGCCTGATACATCGGAAAGCCTGCTTTTTGAAACAAAGTATGTATTTTTTTTAAATTCAATGTCATGAAAATTTATATCATTGTTTAAAATTGATTCCATTTGATGCGGAACCGTAAATGTACTATATGCAATATAATGATTAGCCGTCTCTACTTTTTGCTTCAACTCTTCTTGTACAAAAGACGGGGAGTCTTGATAAATTTCTTTTTTAACCGCCATATAGATATGTGTTTTTAAAAATACTGAAATGTCATCAATAACTTTATCAATCTCTTTTCCAAGTTCTAAATAACCGATAAGTTTTCCATCAACATACCAAGGCTTTACAACTCTTAGAGTATAGTTTTTTTTCAATCCAAATTCCAGACCGTGATAGATAGATTGTAAC
Above is a window of Sulfurimonas sp. DNA encoding:
- a CDS encoding thioredoxin family protein — translated: MQTTEDIKKIIEENLAVMLYFSAPTCNVCHALKPKLVDAVLSNFKEFEIVSIDTSINQEIAANFSVFAIPSVLVFLGGKEFLRKSRHMSVDEVVREIKRPYEIMTL
- a CDS encoding endonuclease III domain-containing protein, whose product is MNKIYKIYKILYETYGAQGWWPITGYGYHKLDYDFPRNESEIFEVCLGSILTQNTTFTSVVKSLENLYAKSAIDADAIESMDVEELKEAIRPSGYYNQKARYILEFIRFYKNLSGAAPTRKALLDVIGIGEESADSMLLYGYNKQEFKVDAYTKRLMLELRFIDERAKYGDIKRLMQNSLKECIKNEKELLKVYQEFHALIVTHGKKFYSKKPYGVGCFLKNS
- a CDS encoding AEC family transporter, whose product is MSSIIFSILGIYIFIAMGYIAKMSFKESIDDKTITLINVYFLQVFLTFWGLLIRPVDATLLFAPSIYLFISILILIISAVAAKKLFLDQKEYSVATVAAIIGNTGNLGIPLNIAIFGEESIPYTTVINLMNVFIVYTIGVYYYSRGSFDVKTSLKNIVKLPILWTAIVAIILSVYGYKPSQEIMKILMMGAYASITMQLFLFGIYLYGTKINEISKTLTLWVMSLKFIFLPSLAFLLLYSIELNSMIKGIIFIEILVPLAIANVNFASLYDCKPKVVTALVFISSIIFLGAIFIGVKVLTYL
- a CDS encoding diguanylate cyclase; amino-acid sequence: MSHIYRLNLYIPIILAVFIMSLFTVFAIIYAQENSIHESKKNTPELFTKYLNEKVDSEAAVLREYIDFIQNMENVTKQFKALDKQELNNSIKEIYNRLNKNVNLTHMYFIKTDGTVLLRTHDYEKDSDIVERTTFKKAQELQSIYHGLEFGLKKNYTLRVVKPWYVDGKLIGYLELGKEIDKVIDDISVFLKTHIYMAVKKEIYQDSPSFVQEELKQKVETANHYIAYSTFTVPHQMESILNNDINFHDIEFKKNTYFVSKSRLSDVSGKNLGYFAFLSDVSLEHTLMYYSAKIVVIILTIISSVLIIGAYILIQKKERSIYLLTSELNRQKEELSHFNVKLQKLFDLQKNIVIITDKKNLIMANQAMYEFFGLDDIENFFKYHNCICEKFINDDEFFHLGKVPKGQNWVKAIINLSGDKRIVSMLDYNMTAHAFSVSANEFEEGSYIVSFTDISYTIIEHKKLQLKITHDKLTNALNREFFDNNINLIIQETKPHRLGVIICDIDYFKNVNDTYGHNRGDIVLKTLVNTINDSIRQEDYLIRWGGEEFIILMKIDTLNSLEKRVEYIRKQIEKQYFEEVTNITASFGGTIYRDDEAIIQCIERADKALYIAKQKGRNQIKIV